In Porites lutea chromosome 7, jaPorLute2.1, whole genome shotgun sequence, a single window of DNA contains:
- the LOC140942929 gene encoding serine protease 23-like: MAIFFAPTISKAICVIVIICLSIETIQTSITQHTDSKKYFGSILVNAQEKDKRMAASISKVLLKSDQRRNFETDVDETYFKNTDTLRPESRESSPKLRSKRRVFGKDDRLKVPNSRIQKCPFSASVILSTGCSGTLISPRHVLTSAHCLHNGSNYVSGYRNLRVGFLLQNGTTVWQNISSTKMPREWKAGQDKNAIKYDYALIKLKKNHNRCWLPIAPSTAFPYGNGCAHRYIHFTAFDEDRREGTMLYRGCRVSDFDSNMLFHCCDAIEGSSGAGVYEKQLHNGVKKRYVIGVNSGNRDVRRRTRPLLPCHVPIRFLGIYTLNYNAALRLRHSDVFHICTWMKRLGGETCKRIIKERKRRRRQSRQRRERNRDRQCENML; the protein is encoded by the exons ATGGCTATTTTTTTTGCACCTACCATCTCCAAGGCGATATGTGTTATAGTGATTATTTGTCTCTCAATAGAGACAATTCAAACGAGTATAACACAGCACACTGACAGCAAGAAATATTTTGGTTCGATCTTGGTCAACGCCCAAGAAAAAGACAAGAGAATGGCGGCATCGATAtcaaaagttttactcaaaagCGACCAACGGCGAAATTTCGAAACTGACGTGGACGAAACATACTTCAAAAACACCGACACACTGCGCCCAGAATCACGAGAAAGCTCACCAAAGCTTAGATCAAAAAGACGTGTTTTTGGTAAAGATGATCGCCTCAAAGTGCCAAACAGCCGCATTCAAAAATGCCCCTTTTCAGCCTCGGTAATACTTTCTACCGGTTGCTCTGGAACGCTTATTTCGCCAAGACACGTCCTGACCTCAGCCCATTGCCTTCACAATGGCAGTAATTACGTCAGTGGATACAGAAATTTAAGAGTGGGGTTCCTGTTGCAAAATGGAACCACAGTTTGGCAAAATATAAGCAGTACTAAGATGCCGAGAGAGTGGAAAGCTGGACAAGACAAGAATGCCATTAAGTACGACTATGCCTTAATCAAACTGAAGAAAAACCACAATCGCTGTTGGTTACCCATTGCTCCGAGTACAGCCTTCCCATATGGAAATGGTTGCGCGCACAGATATATTCATTTTACAGCATTTGATGAAGACAGAAGGGAAGGCACTATGCTTTACAG AGGATGCCGAGTTTCGGATTTTGATTCCAACATGTTGTTCCATTGCTGCGACGCCATAGAGGGGTCTTCTGGTGCAGGGGTTTATGAGAAACAGCTGCATAACGGCGTCAAAAAGCGTTATGTTATTGGAGTAAATTCTGGGAATCGTGACGTACGAAGAAGGACCCGCCCTCTATTGCCTTGCCATGTGCCTATTCGTTTCCTCGGCATCTACACACTGAATTATAACGCTGCTCTTCGTTTAAGACACAGCGATGTTTTTCACATTTGCACCTGGATGAAGCGTCTTGGTGGTGAGACGTGCAAACGTAtcattaaagaaagaaaacgacgTCGGCGACAATCAAGACAACGCCGCGAGAGGAACAGAGACAGGCAGTGTGAGAACATGCTGTAG
- the LOC140943996 gene encoding uncharacterized protein, translating into MTRLFTLLLFAQLLAGLFMAAQFYFLTLQDGVRDFQDKRLKSAANPSDAISRTGENLRFKEGQLYNEVRKSHVQTSRRLYLTYQPPDGGWNNHRIALENAIILAKLLNRTLIVHPVASHDMAISLRKKRLAQWKNLEKRSGINWVYNHMSDRDLVPISRVLDLGRIRSIVEVFEVRTNHLTFRDEFSHLKWHYVCHSDALGFWVDSIPAGNESVTRGIAFVPNNSSRSVRACPVETVLLKHANKPVIRRILEELQNVQADVIYLSQDTSYKANVQFFHMKDALKAQQWILSSMWLSPHVYNRAFQILAILPKPFNAIHVRRTDHRVSSSEAPSYWLHNMARQNFLNVSTALYVATDERDKNWFTPFSKAGYQLYFSDEFFESSGRSYDMDIRGLYDQLVCVHAKLFVGSKSSSFSGFIYRSRKEVMIKDGLILSHMPIGWLGHRLKSS; encoded by the coding sequence ATGACACGATTGTTTACCTTACTTTTGTTTGCACAATTACTCGCAGGGCTGTTTATGGCTGCacaattttatttcttaactttaCAAGATGGTGTCAGGGATTTTCAAGACAAGCGCCTTAAAAGCGCAGCAAATCCTTCAGATGCAATCAGTCGAACAGGagaaaatttgcgtttcaagGAAGGACAATTGTATAACGAGGTGCGCAAATCCCATGTGCAGACTTCACGACGTTTATACTTGACTTATCAACCTCCGGATGGCGGTTGGAATAATCACCGTATTGCCCTTGAAAATGCAATCATCTTAGCCAAGTTACTCAATAGGACGTTAATTGTCCATCCGGTCGCTTCGCATGACATGGCCatttctttgagaaaaaaacgtCTTGCGCAGTGGAAAAACCTGGAAAAACGTTCGGGAATCAACTGGGTGTATAACCACATGAGTGACAGAGATCTAGTGCCCATTTCACGGGTACTTGACCTTGGGCGCATTCGAAGTATTGTAGAGGTTTTTGAAGTTAGGACAAACCATCTAACGTTCCGAGATGAATTTTCGCATTTGAAATGGCATTACGTTTGTCATTCCGATGCACTGGGTTTTTGGGTTGATTCGATTCCTGCGGGAAACGAGAGTGTAACCCGAGGGATCGCCTTTGTCCCAAATAACAGTTCGAGGAGCGTTAGGGCGTGTCCTGTGGAAACAGTTCTACTTAAGCACGCTAACAAGCCTGTAATTCGGAGAATTTTAGAAGAACTTCAAAATGTGCAGGCCGATGTCATCTACTTGTCCCAAGATACAAGCTACAAAGCTAACGTTCAATTTTTCCACATGAAAGACGCGCTTAAAGCTCAACAGTGGATATTAAGTAGCATGTGGCTTTCACCTCATGTCTACAATAGAGCGTTTCAAATCTTAGCAATCCTACCCAAGCCGTTTAACGCAATACATGTTAGACGAACAGATCACAGAGTTAGCTCAAGCGAGGCGCCTTCTTACTGGCTTCATAACATGGCGAGGCAAAATTTCCTGAACGTGTCAACAGCTCTTTACGTAGCTACAGACGAGAGAGATAAGAACTGGTTTACGCCGTTTTCCAAAGCAGGATATCAACTGTATTTCTCAGACGAGTTTTTTGAGTCTTCAGGGCGTTCGTACGATATGGACATCCGGGGACTTTATGATCAACTTGTCTGCGTACACGCGAAGTTGTTCGTGGGCTCAAAAAGCTCGAGTTTTAGTGGCTTTATTTACCGATCAAGGAAAGAAGTAATGATTAAAGACGGTTTAATTCTGAGCCACATGCCAATCGGCTGGTTAGGACACAGACTGAAAAGCAGTTGA